TTTTCCATCCTTTTGGCTTGCGTAATAACAGTGCCAAATTCTTGGAAAGTCTTGCCACCAGAGGAAGCCATCATGTGCTGCCAGATGTAATTGTCAGCACATGCTTTAGCTTGTGGTCCAGTAGTGAGATCTTGGCCGACCCACTGCTGCAAAATTTCTTTTGAAGCTTGATCTTCGAGTTTGTCGATGCCTTCTTGCGTTGGCATTGTAATTCTTTCCTGTTTTAGCTGTTCAGTCGCAAAACCATGGGCGTAGGTTCCGCCGAAAATAGCTGCGGTGCCAACGACTATGAGGATAATCGCAAAAACTCGTGCGAGCACACCGTATGTTGCTTTAATCATGGGGTTCTTCTGCGACAGTGGTAGGAGAACTCCACTGTGGTATAAGCAATATTTTTGCTTTCCTTTAGTAAGTTAGATCAGCGACGTGTGTACTTTCCACTGGAAACCGCGCTTTGACGGTGCGATTTATCGGATATGCCACCAATTTTTAGTCAGACCCATGGATATGGTAGATGGAAAGTCCACAATTGAATATTGTGGTCAACTAGGGGTTTATTTAGAGTGCGCTGATAGGGTAGAAAACTATGCCGATTGATTTTTCCTCCCCTTTTACTGAAAGAACCCCTCGTGTAGTGAACGCCGCTAAACTCTTGCGTTCTGCGGGCCGTAAGAAGGCTGATCATTTTCTTGCTGAAGGGGAAAATGCAGTTGAGGCTGCAGTTGCTACGGGTGCTGCTACAGACCTTTTTGTTACCAAAAAAGCTGCTGAGCGATTTGAAGCAATTGTTACAGCTGCAGGGCATATGGGGGTTTTTGTTCACCCGATTACTGATCGTGCTGCAAAGAGCCTGTCGGACACCATGACCTCTACTGGGATTTTTGCGGTTTGCCTTCCAGTATTGTGGAGTGCTCGAGAAGCGCTAAAAGGTAATCCATCATTGGTGTGCGTGGCGGTCGAAACTGGTGAACCTGGTAATGCAGGTACGTTGGTTCGTGTGGCAGACGCTATGGGGGCAGACTGCGTGATATTCGCGGGATCAACGGTAGATCCGCAATCGCCAAAGGCTGTCAGGGCAAGTGCTGGATCTTTATTCCATATTCCTGTCGTGAGAGAACCGGACATGCAAAAAGTTTGGCAGATTCTTCGGGCTCGAAATGTGCAGATGTTAGCAACGACTGCCCAAGGTGAAATTAACTTGGATACAGCAGGTGAATTGTTAGAAAAGCCCACGGCATGGCTGATGGGAAATGAGGCTCATGGGCTCAATGATGAGGCATTGTCTGCTGCGGATCATTCGGTTCGTATTCCCATTCGTGGTAGGGCAGAGTCTCTCAACCTCGCAACTGCTGCAAGTATTTGTATGTATGAATCTTCAAAAGCACAAGCTCACAAAGATAACTGAGTAGGTGAGTTCCTCTCACAAGTAATTGGCCCACTTTCCCAGTAGTGGGCGAGTTGGTCTTCGGCTTGGCATAACGGGGTATGATGTCATGGTTATCTATAACTTCTGCTAACTATGACGAGGAGCATCGAGTGTCTGAACAACCGGACTATCCCGCTGTCGAGCTGACTGAGGAGGGCCTAGCGCAAGCGGCTGATGCCGCGATCCGTGCCTTTGACGTTGCTTCAAACTTAGATGAGTTAAATATCGCTCGTCGAGATCATCTAGGTGATGAGGCACCGATTCCACAAGCGCGACGTAGCCTAGGCACTCTGCCTAAAGATCAGCGTAAAGATGCCGGTCGTCTTGTTAACATGGCTCGGGGCCGTGTAGAGAAACACTTTGCTCAGGTAAAAGAAGTCTTGGAAGCTAAACATCTCGAAGAGGTGCTGAAGGCTGAGCGGGTAGACGTCACTGTTCCTACAACGCGTCATCAGACAGGTGCTCTACACCCAATTACGACCCTTAGTGAAAAGATCGCGGATATCTTTGTAGCAATGGGCTATGAGGTGGCAGACGGGCCTGAAGTAGAAGCAGAGTACTTCAACTTCGATTCGCTAAATTTCATCCCTGATCACCCTGCCCGTACGTTGCAAGATACTTTCCACGTCGGCGAGCCTGGTTCGAGTCAAGTTTTGCGCACTCACACTTCACCGGTACAAATGCGAACCATGTTGTCCCGGGAGGTGCCGGTCTATGTTGTGTGCCCAGGCCGCGTGTTTCGCACGGATGAATTAGATGCGACACATACTCCAGTTTTCCATCAGGTAGAAGGTCTTGCTGTGGATAAGGGCCTAACTATGGCTCATTTGCGTGGCACACTTGATCATTTGGCTAAGACTTTGTTTGGCCCAGAAACAAAAACCCGTATGCGTGCCAATTACTTCCCTTTTACTGAACCATCAGCTGAAGTGGACGTTTGGTTCCCCAATAAAAAGGGCGGTGCTGGTTGGATCGAATGGGGCGGCTGCGGCATGGTGAACCCTAACGTGTTGAAAGCCGCAGGTATTGACCCAGAAGTGTATTCAGGATTCGCTTTTGGAATGGGATTGGAACGTACTTTGCAGTTCCGAAATGGTTTGACTGATATGCGTGACATGGTGGAAGGCGATGTTCGTTTCACTCTTCCATTTGGTGTTCAGGCGTAGAGCAATTCGAGTATCCAAAGAATAAACAGGAGTTAGATTTCATGCTCATTTCACAAAACTGGGTCACCGAATTGTTAGGTCGATCGAACCCAGATTGGAAAGTTAGCCCAGCTGAGCTGGATTCGGGATATGTCCGAGTCGGATTTGAAACCGAGGGCTATAGCGCAATCCCTGAGACGACTGGTCCACTCGTCATCGGTCGAGTTGAAACAATTGAAGAGCTAGAGGGCTTTAAAAAGCCAATTCGTCACTGCTTCGTCAACGTTGGAGATGCGAAT
The sequence above is drawn from the Corynebacterium rouxii genome and encodes:
- a CDS encoding TrmH family RNA methyltransferase; translation: MPIDFSSPFTERTPRVVNAAKLLRSAGRKKADHFLAEGENAVEAAVATGAATDLFVTKKAAERFEAIVTAAGHMGVFVHPITDRAAKSLSDTMTSTGIFAVCLPVLWSAREALKGNPSLVCVAVETGEPGNAGTLVRVADAMGADCVIFAGSTVDPQSPKAVRASAGSLFHIPVVREPDMQKVWQILRARNVQMLATTAQGEINLDTAGELLEKPTAWLMGNEAHGLNDEALSAADHSVRIPIRGRAESLNLATAASICMYESSKAQAHKDN
- the pheS gene encoding phenylalanine--tRNA ligase subunit alpha, which encodes MSEQPDYPAVELTEEGLAQAADAAIRAFDVASNLDELNIARRDHLGDEAPIPQARRSLGTLPKDQRKDAGRLVNMARGRVEKHFAQVKEVLEAKHLEEVLKAERVDVTVPTTRHQTGALHPITTLSEKIADIFVAMGYEVADGPEVEAEYFNFDSLNFIPDHPARTLQDTFHVGEPGSSQVLRTHTSPVQMRTMLSREVPVYVVCPGRVFRTDELDATHTPVFHQVEGLAVDKGLTMAHLRGTLDHLAKTLFGPETKTRMRANYFPFTEPSAEVDVWFPNKKGGAGWIEWGGCGMVNPNVLKAAGIDPEVYSGFAFGMGLERTLQFRNGLTDMRDMVEGDVRFTLPFGVQA